A single region of the Salvia miltiorrhiza cultivar Shanhuang (shh) chromosome 8, IMPLAD_Smil_shh, whole genome shotgun sequence genome encodes:
- the LOC130998957 gene encoding golgin candidate 4-like, whose translation MPMWSSVANLKESLSKIALDVHDDDDEELSLYTSPPRDQSDNASSGSEPRVSRNSSAPTHSPIVNGFDSPSNHEIELYKTKIKKLQESESEIKALSVNYAALLKEKEDQILRLTEENGSLKQNLLSTNAAHGAPKTVLKGNGDMSPNRYSKAATKYRGAGSTLPNGIVTKHDGLSNGTTSTNSRELDAMEDKIRSFTVMQSTHESQMKQMMVELDKERGKLASIQLSLQEEQKLNGSFQQELSSLKDEKHKMLKEINRTQDELSQKMSEIGRLQMELQRGDRREPDNNVEKLKKIIASLERENINIKKEKEEFEAALNATRSSPVRDDKPDGLHLSSKHSSSMNEGLLEKEEMQKSMLKLENDLKEARLQKDKALQELNRLKQHLLEKESEESEKMDEDSKIIEELRGINEQQKVQISHLEKALKQAISRHEEVKMSNNSELVKAKETIDELNRKLTSCFSTIDAKNMEVLNLQTALGQYYAEIEAKERLAEELSVTKEESARLIKQLKEAHQLAEASKREKEELLGKLSHADSVFAEGKNRVKKLEEDNEKLRRALEQSMTRLNRMSVDSDFLVDRRIVIKLLVTYFQRNHSKEVLDLMCRMLGFSDEEKQRIGVAQQGPGKGVVRGVLGLPGRLVGGILGGGSASEAHSAMASDDQSFADLWVDFLLTETEREKRESANNSNPDQKSTGNTLPLPDYGRTTPPYLNQNQSLNQIPSLSHGNFLRREPSDSEFSTVPLTSSESSLQGSRLPPRY comes from the exons ATGCCGATGTGGAGCTCGGTGGCGAATTTGAAGGAAAGTCTGAGTAAAATCGCACTGGATGTCCATGACGACGACGATGAAGAGCTATCACTGTACACTTCTCCGCCGCGCGATCAATCCGACAACGCCAGTTCAGGTTCGGAGCCGAGAGTTTCTCGCAATTCCAGTGCACCGACGCATTCGCCAATCGTCAATGGATTTGATTCCCCTTCTAATCACGAG ATTGAGCTGtacaaaacaaaaattaagaagCTTCAGGAATCTGAGTCAGAAATAAAGGCTCTCTCAGTTAATTATGCGGCTTTACTGAAGGAAAAAGAG GATCAGATTTTGAGATTGACTGAAGAAAATGGCTCACTGAAACAGAATCTTCTTAGCACAAATGCTGCTCATGGTGCACCTAAAACTGTTCTGAAG GGTAATGGTGATATGTCCCCTAATCGGTATAGTAAAGCTGCAACAAAATACCGTGGTGCTGGAAGCACATTGCCTAATGGTATTGTGACAAAGCATGATGGGTTAAGCAATGGGACAACTTCAACCAATTCAAGG GAACTCGATGCAATGGAAGACAAAATTAGATCCTTCACAGTGATGCAATCAACTCATGAATCTCAAATGAAACAAATGATGGTGGAACTTGATAAAGAACGTGGCAAGCTGGCAAGTATCCAGCTGAGTTTACAAG AGGAGCAGAAGTTGAATGGATCATTTCAACAGGAGTTGAGCTCGCTAAAAGATGAGAAACATAAA ATGTTGAAAGAGATAAACAGAACACAGGATGAGTTAAGTCAGAAGATGTCAGAGATAGGAAGGTTGCAAATGGAGTTACAGAGAGGAGATCGAAGAGAACCAGACAACAACGTggagaaattgaaaaaaataattgctTCTTTGGAGAGAGAGAACATAAATATTAAG aaagaaaaagaagaatttGAGGCTGCGTTAAATGCAACTCGTTCTTCTCCAGTTCGCGACGACAAACCTGATGGCCTGCATCTTTCAAGTAAACATTCAAGTAGTATGAATGAG GGACTGCTGGAGAAGGAGGAAATGCAGAAGTCTATGCTTAAACTAGAGAATGACCTTAAGGAAGCACGTCTGCAAAAGGACAAAGCCTTGCAAGAATTGAATCGTCTCAAACAACATTTATTGGAAAAG GAATCCGAAGAATCAGAGAAAATGGACGAGGACAGTAAGATCATTGAGGAACTGCGAGGAATTAATGAACAACAAAAGGTTCAAATCTCACATTTGGAAAAGGCTCTCAAGCAGGCAATCTCCAGACATGAAGAAGTAAAAATGTCTAACAACAGTGAACTTGTGAAGGCCAAAGAAACTATAGACGAGCTTAATAGAAAATTGACTAGCTGTTTTAGCACAATAGATGCCAAGAATATGGAAGTTCTTAATCTGCAAACTGCTCTTGGCCAGTATTATGCTGAAATTGAGGCTAAG GAACGTCTTGCCGAAGAGTTGTCAGTCACAAAAGAGGAATCAGCTAGACTTATCAAGCAGTTAAAG GAAGCACACCAACTAGCAGAAGCATCAAAGAGGGAGAAGGAGGAGCTTTTAGGAAAGCTTTCACATGCTGATAGTGTGTTTGCTGAAGGAAAGAACAGAGTTAAGAAACTCGAGGAAGATAATGAAAAACTCCGTCGAGCTCTCGAGCAAAGCATGACAAGATTAAACAGGATGTCTGTGGACTCCGATTTTCTTGTTGACAG GCGGATTGTTATCAAATTACTGGTGACATACTTCCAGCGAAACCACAGTAAAGAG GTTCTCGATCTAATGTGTCGCATGCTGGGATTTTCTGATGAAGAAAAGCAAAGAATTGGTGTTGCTCAGCAAGGGCCTGGCAAAGGTGTAGTTCGGGGTGTATTAGGCCTTCCAGGTCGACTTGTTGGGGGCATCCTGGGCGGCGGCAGCGCCTCTGAAGCTCATTCAGCTATGGCATCCGATGACCAG TCGTTCGCGGATTTGTGGGTGGACTTTCTTCTCACTGAGACGGAAAGGGAAAAGAGGGAGTCTGCCAATAATTCAAATCCAGATCAAAAGTCAACAGGAAACACACTTCCTTTGCCAGATTATGGAAGGACTACGCCTCCTTACCTCAACCAAAACCAAAGCCTAAATCAAATTCCCTCTTTATCTCACGGCAACTTCTTGCGACGCGAACCTTCAGATTCAGAGTTTTCGACGGTTCCCCTCACCTCATCAGAGAGTAGTTTGCAAGGCTCGAGACTACCACCGAGATACTGA